The following coding sequences lie in one Sinorhizobium fredii USDA 257 genomic window:
- a CDS encoding crotonase/enoyl-CoA hydratase family protein, with protein MTDHVLVERPEAYPGVQVIRFNRPDKKNAITREMYAKMTNALTVAGSDAAIRATAFLGTNGCFSAGNDMNDFLAFAMGGSMGGEVLDFLRALASATKPVVSGVDGLAIGIGTTIHLHCDLTVASARSVFKTPFVDLALVPEAASSLIAPRLMGYQRAFALLAAGEPLEAADALQAGLVWKIVGENTVEEETLSLASRLARKPPEALRIARDLIRCDRKEVLARIDEEAEHFAAQLKSAEARAAFEAFMRR; from the coding sequence ATGACCGATCATGTGCTTGTCGAACGTCCGGAGGCCTATCCCGGCGTACAGGTGATCCGCTTCAACCGGCCGGACAAGAAGAACGCCATCACGCGCGAGATGTACGCGAAGATGACGAATGCCTTGACGGTCGCCGGGTCGGACGCGGCGATCCGCGCCACCGCATTTCTCGGCACAAATGGCTGCTTCTCGGCCGGCAACGACATGAACGATTTTCTTGCCTTCGCCATGGGCGGGAGCATGGGAGGCGAGGTCCTCGATTTCCTTCGGGCCCTGGCGAGCGCGACGAAGCCGGTGGTTTCCGGGGTTGACGGCCTGGCGATCGGCATCGGCACGACGATCCATCTCCACTGTGACCTGACGGTTGCCTCCGCCCGGTCGGTGTTCAAGACGCCCTTCGTCGATCTGGCGCTCGTTCCGGAAGCCGCCTCGAGCCTCATCGCACCGCGCCTCATGGGCTATCAGCGGGCCTTCGCGCTGCTTGCCGCCGGCGAGCCGCTCGAGGCGGCCGATGCGCTTCAGGCCGGGCTGGTCTGGAAAATCGTTGGCGAGAACACGGTCGAGGAGGAAACGCTGTCGCTTGCCTCGCGTCTTGCCAGGAAGCCGCCAGAAGCGCTGCGCATCGCCCGTGATCTGATCCGCTGCGACCGAAAAGAAGTCCTCGCGCGAATCGACGAGGAAGCCGAGCACTTCGCGGCGCAACTGAAGAGTGCCGAGGCGCGAGCGGCATTCGAGGCCTTCATGCGCCGGTAA
- the mcpU gene encoding methyl-accepting chemotaxis protein McpU, with protein MSKPSNLMTRILVAASCVVVGAFAGFSVYIDTLQHGTTTKAVEENISASGKQAAQSVANWLNGRVTLTAMAADAAARANDEAAILGALKNDVLTGEFMSTYVGNEGGKFITWPEMKLPEGYDPRQRPWYQQAVKADARVLTEPYIDASSGDLIISAAVPVKHDGKLYGVAASDFSLKTLVSMITNIDVGGEGFAFLVSKDGQILVHPDAKLVTKALADAFPVATPSIGSSIVHTELGGKPMLVSFVPVQGLPSVEWYIGFVLDADAAYSAIGQFRVAATVATLLAVGVMIAFLATLLSRLVIRPVTQMTGAMEKLAAGNLDVAIPGEERRDQIGSMAAAVAVFRANALERVRLEDEAHANRSLSERERLDREAQKARDAAEVQHAVEALAAGLGRLAGGDLAYRIDSPFADRLDRLRADFNNSVAKLHDALCAVGANARAIDAGASEIRSAADDLARRTEQQAASVEETAAALEEITTTVKDSAHRAEEVGGLVARTRAGAEKSGEVVQNAVEAMHAIEKSSGEISNIIGVIDDIAFQTNLLALNAGVEAARAGEAGKGFAVVAQEVRELAQRSANAAKEIKALITTSGHQVRSGVSLVGETGRALQAIVAEVQEINKHVSAIVTATREQSTGLQEINTAVNTMDQGTQQNAAMVEEQTAASHGLAQEAAALNALLAQFKLGDVQTPTSLAHGRRRYAA; from the coding sequence TTGTCCAAACCATCGAACCTGATGACGCGCATCCTCGTTGCCGCGTCCTGCGTCGTTGTCGGCGCCTTCGCCGGCTTTTCCGTCTACATCGACACGCTCCAGCACGGCACGACGACAAAGGCCGTCGAAGAGAACATCTCCGCTTCCGGCAAGCAGGCAGCCCAAAGTGTCGCCAATTGGTTGAACGGCCGCGTGACGCTCACCGCCATGGCCGCCGATGCTGCGGCCCGCGCAAACGACGAGGCTGCCATCCTCGGCGCGCTCAAGAACGACGTCCTGACCGGCGAGTTCATGTCAACCTATGTCGGTAACGAGGGCGGCAAGTTCATCACCTGGCCGGAGATGAAGCTGCCGGAGGGCTATGACCCGCGCCAGCGTCCCTGGTATCAGCAGGCGGTCAAGGCCGATGCCCGCGTGCTCACCGAACCCTATATCGATGCCTCGAGCGGCGACCTGATCATCAGCGCGGCCGTGCCGGTCAAGCACGATGGCAAGCTCTATGGTGTGGCTGCCAGCGACTTCTCGCTGAAAACCCTGGTCTCCATGATCACCAACATCGACGTCGGTGGCGAAGGTTTCGCCTTCCTGGTGAGCAAGGACGGGCAGATTCTTGTTCATCCGGATGCGAAGCTCGTGACGAAGGCGCTGGCCGATGCCTTCCCGGTCGCTACACCTTCGATCGGCAGTAGCATCGTGCACACCGAACTCGGTGGTAAGCCGATGCTCGTCAGTTTCGTGCCGGTCCAGGGGCTTCCCTCGGTAGAATGGTATATCGGCTTCGTCCTCGACGCGGATGCCGCCTATTCGGCGATCGGCCAGTTCCGCGTCGCCGCGACCGTGGCAACGCTTCTCGCCGTCGGGGTCATGATCGCCTTCCTTGCCACCCTACTCAGCCGGCTGGTGATCCGTCCGGTGACGCAAATGACCGGTGCCATGGAAAAGCTCGCCGCCGGCAATCTCGACGTTGCCATCCCCGGCGAGGAGCGCCGCGACCAGATCGGCTCGATGGCTGCAGCCGTCGCCGTCTTCCGTGCCAATGCGCTCGAGCGGGTGCGGCTCGAGGACGAGGCGCATGCCAACCGGTCGCTCTCCGAGCGCGAACGCCTCGATCGCGAGGCGCAGAAGGCCCGCGACGCTGCCGAAGTGCAGCACGCCGTGGAAGCGCTGGCGGCCGGCCTCGGCCGGCTGGCCGGCGGTGATCTCGCCTACCGGATCGACAGTCCTTTCGCCGATCGTCTCGATCGGCTGAGGGCCGATTTCAACAACTCCGTCGCCAAGCTGCATGACGCGCTCTGCGCCGTCGGCGCCAATGCCCGTGCTATCGACGCCGGTGCGAGCGAGATCCGTTCGGCCGCCGACGATCTTGCCCGCCGCACCGAGCAGCAGGCCGCCTCCGTCGAGGAAACCGCAGCCGCACTCGAAGAGATCACCACGACCGTAAAGGACTCGGCCCATCGTGCCGAAGAGGTAGGCGGTCTCGTCGCCCGCACTCGCGCCGGCGCGGAGAAATCCGGCGAAGTGGTGCAGAATGCGGTCGAGGCCATGCACGCCATCGAGAAGTCGTCGGGCGAGATCTCCAACATTATCGGCGTCATCGACGACATCGCCTTCCAGACCAATCTCCTGGCGCTGAACGCCGGCGTCGAGGCGGCGCGAGCAGGCGAGGCCGGCAAGGGCTTTGCCGTCGTCGCCCAGGAAGTGCGCGAACTCGCCCAGCGTTCGGCCAATGCCGCCAAGGAGATCAAGGCGCTGATCACTACCTCCGGCCACCAAGTCCGCTCCGGCGTGTCACTGGTCGGCGAAACCGGCCGGGCGCTTCAGGCGATCGTCGCCGAGGTCCAGGAGATCAACAAGCATGTGAGTGCGATAGTCACAGCGACGCGCGAACAGTCGACCGGTCTTCAGGAGATCAACACGGCGGTCAACACGATGGACCAGGGCACGCAGCAGAACGCGGCCATGGTCGAGGAACAGACGGCGGCAAGTCACGGGCTGGCGCAGGAAGCCGCCGCGCTCAATGCGCTGCTTGCGCAGTTCAAACTGGGCGATGTGCAGACGCCCACGAGCCTCGCCCACGGCCGGCGGCGCTACGCGGCCTGA
- a CDS encoding class I SAM-dependent RNA methyltransferase: MSTGIVTINRLGAQGDGIAQTEEGPVFAPFTLPGETVALAVNKTHGTLISLKQASPERVEPKCRHFGPDGVNGTCGGCTLQHASDALYHAFKRNLVIDALKSKGLAPAVAPLVIARPGERRRAVFTARQTEKELLLGFNQAQSHHIVAIGECPITSPGIVSRLATIRKIAAAMVSSAEPFRITVLETDTGLDLAFEDIKLNDRQRRSTVEAVLGERGIARVSLNGEIIIEPVKPLIDFGGVSVSPPPGAFTQATRPAEEAMARLVLDHIGKAKRVADLFAGVGTFALRIARSARVHAVEGEDKAVKALDFAARNTQGLKPVTVEKRDLFRRPMMAQELKVFDAVVFDPPRAGAEVQCHELARSGVKKVAAVSCNPTTLARDLSILVIAGYRITSVTPIDQFLWSAHVEAVATLEK; encoded by the coding sequence ATGAGCACCGGGATCGTCACCATCAACCGTCTCGGCGCGCAGGGCGACGGCATCGCCCAGACCGAGGAAGGCCCGGTCTTTGCACCGTTCACCCTGCCCGGCGAGACCGTTGCGCTTGCCGTTAACAAGACGCATGGCACGCTGATTTCGCTGAAGCAGGCCTCGCCGGAGCGCGTCGAACCGAAATGCCGTCACTTCGGTCCCGATGGCGTCAACGGCACCTGCGGCGGCTGCACCCTGCAGCATGCCTCCGACGCGCTCTATCATGCCTTCAAGCGCAATCTCGTCATCGACGCCTTGAAGTCGAAGGGGCTTGCCCCGGCGGTGGCGCCGCTCGTCATAGCGCGGCCCGGCGAGCGGCGGCGCGCCGTGTTCACGGCCCGGCAGACGGAAAAGGAACTGCTGCTCGGCTTCAACCAGGCGCAAAGCCACCATATCGTCGCGATCGGCGAATGTCCCATCACGAGCCCGGGCATCGTCTCGCGGCTCGCGACAATCCGCAAAATTGCGGCAGCGATGGTGTCGAGCGCCGAACCGTTCCGGATCACCGTGCTCGAGACCGACACGGGACTCGACCTCGCCTTCGAAGACATCAAGCTCAACGACCGGCAGCGGCGTTCGACCGTCGAGGCCGTTCTCGGCGAGCGCGGCATTGCCCGCGTCAGCCTGAACGGGGAGATCATCATCGAGCCGGTCAAGCCGCTAATCGATTTCGGCGGCGTGTCAGTCTCGCCGCCGCCCGGTGCCTTCACACAGGCGACGCGGCCGGCCGAGGAGGCGATGGCGCGACTCGTCCTCGACCACATCGGCAAGGCGAAGCGCGTGGCCGATCTTTTCGCCGGCGTCGGCACCTTTGCACTCCGGATCGCCCGATCGGCGCGCGTGCACGCCGTGGAGGGCGAGGACAAGGCGGTGAAGGCGCTCGACTTCGCGGCCCGCAATACGCAAGGCCTGAAGCCGGTAACGGTCGAGAAGCGCGACCTTTTCCGTCGGCCGATGATGGCGCAGGAGCTGAAAGTCTTCGACGCGGTTGTCTTCGATCCGCCGCGGGCCGGCGCCGAGGTCCAATGCCACGAGCTCGCCCGATCCGGCGTGAAGAAGGTTGCCGCGGTCTCCTGCAACCCGACCACACTCGCGAGGGATCTCTCGATCCTGGTTATCGCCGGCTACCGCATCACATCGGTTACGCCGATCGACCAGTTCCTCTGGTCGGCGCATGTCGAGGCGGTTGCGACGCTCGAAAAATGA
- a CDS encoding TlyA family RNA methyltransferase: MSDSKHSMIRLDQLVLNKGLVASRARARDAIQRGTVRVDGNTVTKPAATFAETAEISIDDPAQAYVSRAALKLVAALDHFGFDPTGQTCLDVGASTGGFTEVLLKHGAAHVVAVDVGHGQMHPRVAEDPRVTNIEGLNARAMTAHDIGNRPISFVVSDVSFISLKLALPPALSLAEPGAHCILLVKPQFEAGREAISKAGLLKDPESAPTVAAELERWLVEDMGWQGRGLIPSPIAGGDGNKEFLLAGLKP, translated from the coding sequence ATGTCCGATAGCAAGCACAGCATGATCCGCCTCGACCAGCTGGTCCTGAACAAAGGCCTGGTGGCGAGCCGCGCCCGGGCGCGCGACGCGATCCAACGGGGAACCGTCCGGGTCGACGGGAACACGGTGACCAAGCCGGCCGCCACGTTTGCCGAAACCGCCGAGATTTCCATCGACGACCCGGCGCAGGCCTATGTCTCCCGCGCGGCGCTGAAGCTCGTTGCCGCGCTTGACCATTTCGGCTTCGATCCGACCGGTCAGACCTGCCTTGACGTCGGCGCCTCGACGGGCGGCTTTACCGAGGTGCTGTTGAAGCACGGCGCCGCCCATGTCGTTGCCGTCGATGTCGGCCACGGGCAGATGCATCCGCGCGTCGCGGAAGACCCGCGCGTCACCAATATCGAAGGACTGAACGCCCGGGCGATGACGGCACACGACATCGGCAACCGGCCGATCAGCTTCGTCGTCTCCGACGTTTCGTTCATCTCGCTGAAGCTCGCACTGCCGCCGGCGCTATCGCTCGCCGAGCCTGGCGCCCATTGCATCCTGCTCGTCAAGCCGCAGTTCGAGGCCGGACGCGAGGCGATCAGCAAGGCCGGGCTCCTCAAGGATCCCGAGAGCGCCCCGACTGTCGCGGCCGAACTCGAACGCTGGCTGGTGGAAGACATGGGCTGGCAGGGCCGCGGCCTCATCCCCTCACCCATTGCCGGCGGCGACGGCAACAAGGAGTTTCTGCTTGCAGGGCTGAAGCCATGA